In the genome of Vicia villosa cultivar HV-30 ecotype Madison, WI linkage group LG7, Vvil1.0, whole genome shotgun sequence, one region contains:
- the LOC131616970 gene encoding ABC transporter G family member 9-like: MEQKMQDIEAQTIVQKEASKIFHKGNTPVTLKFHDVVYKAKATKKEQKVILSGVTGMVQAGEILAILGPSGSGKTTLLTALGGRLGGKLSGTITYNGKLFSNSMKKSIGFVTQEDILYAHLTVTETLVFTSLLRLPSSFTKQEKIEHAKSVLSLLGLTKCKDSIIGKPMLRGVSGGERKRVSIGQEMLINPSLLFLDEPTSGLDSTTAQKIVSNLWELAIGGRTVVMTIHQPSSRIYHMFHTVLLLSEGIPLYYGKGSEAMEYLSGIGYQPAIAMNPSDFLLDLANGVYTDQSNEDHALNKQKLISAYKSYFDANWKPIILDENMDKDESQSRLEDSGFGKWSTTWWQQFTVLLKRDLKERKHEPFSALRICKVIVIALITGLLWYRSNISQLEDQIGLLFFINSFWAVLPFYKAIFTFPQEATMLKKERSSGMYRLSSYFISRIIVDLPVELILPTIYLIIIYFMTGLKLNVINFIYTLFSLLLDVLVSQGLGLAIGAIIMETKSAITLGSIILLSFVLAVGFYVRHVPSFIAWIKYISINYYIYKLFLGSQYDINETYPCSDGKCLISEFPLVKQMGELQLQGQLMALLALFIMLIAYRLMAYFALMRIGVTKKISI; the protein is encoded by the exons ATGGAGCAAAAGATGCAAGACATTGAGGCTCAGACTATTGTGCAGAAGGAAGCATCTAAGATCTTCCACAAGGGAAATACTCCAGTAACTTTGAAG TTTCATGATGTTGTATACAAAGCAAAGGCCACAAAGAAAGAACAGAAAGTAATACTGAGTGGAGTGACAGGCATGGTTCAAGCTGGTGAGATTCTTGCCATTTTAGGTCCATCTGGAAGTGGCAAAACAACTCTGCTAACAGCATTAGGAGGAAGACTTGGAGGGAAACTTTCTGGAACCATAACTTACAATGGaaaactcttttcaaattcaatgaAAAAGAGCATTGGATTTGTTACACAAGAGGATATTCTCTATGCTCACTTGACAGTCACAGAAACTTTAGTGTTTACTTCTCTTCTAAGATTACCTAGTAGTTTCACAAAACAGGAGAAAATTGAGCATGCAAAATCTGTTCTTTCTCTACTTGGTTTAACAAAATGCAAAGATAGCATAATTGGAAAACCAATGTTGAGAGGTGTTTCTGGTGGCGAGAGAAAACGGGTTAGTATTGGACAAGAGATGCTTATTAATCCAAGTTTGTTGTTTTTAGATGAACCTACTTCAGGGTTAGACTCAACAACAGCTCAGAAAATTGTGTCAAATTTATGGGAGCTTGCGATTGGTGGAAGAACTGTTGTGATGACAATACATCAACCTTCTAGTAGGATATATCATATGTTTCATACTGTGTTGCTTTTATCAGAAGGAATTCCTTTGTATTATGGAAAGGGTTCTGAAGCTATGGAATACTTGTCTGGTATTGGATATCAACCTGCAATTGCTATGAACCCTTCTGACTTCCTTCTAGATCTTGCAAATG GAGTTTACACAGATCAATCGAACGAGGATCATGCCTTAAATAAGCAGAAATTGATTTCTGCTTATAAGAGCTACTTTGATGCCAACTGGAAACCAATAATACTTGATGAAAATATGGACAAGGATGAAAGCCAGAGTAGATTGGAAGATAGCGGCTTTGGGAAATGGTCTACCACTTGGTGGCAGCAATTCACTGTTCTGCTAAAAAGAGACTTAAAAGAGAGAAAACATGAACCATTCTCTGCCTTAAGAATCTGTAAGGTCATTGTGATTGCCCTTATTACAGGACTACTTTGGTATAGGTCCAATATTTCACAACTGGAGGATCAG ATTGGGCTTCTATTTTTCATTAATAGTTTCTGGGCTGTGTTGCCATTCTACAAAGCAATATTCACTTTCCCTCAAGAGGCAACTATGTTGAAGAAAGAAAGATCTTCTGGAATGTATAGGCTTTCATCATACTTCATCTCAAGGATCATAGTTGACCTTCCAGTGGAGCTTATCCTTCCAACTATATACCTtatcataatatattttatgacagGGTTGAAACTTAATGTGATCAACTTCATATACACTTTGTTTAGCCTCTTACTCGATGTTTTAGTTTCACAAGGACTAGGCCTTGCCATTGGTGCTATTATTATGGAAACAAAATCAGCAATCACACTTGGTTCAATCATCTTGCTTAGTTTTGTGCTGGCGGTTGGATTCTATGTTCGACATGTTCCAAGTTTTATAGCATGGATTAAGTACATTTCCATCAACTACTACATATACAAGCTGTTTTTAGGATCTCAGTATGACATTAATGAAACGTACCCGTGTTCTGATGGGAAGTGTTTGATTTCAGAGTTTCCATTGGTAAAGCAAATGGGAGAATTACAATTGCAAGGGCAGCTCATGGCTTTGTTGGCTCTATTCATAATGCTAATAGCCTATAGACTTATGGCTTATTTTGCTCTTATGAGAATTGGGGTGACAAAGAAGATTTCTATCTGA